The segment CTCGGCCGAGCGAGCGCGTTTGCTCTCATTCCCATCAGCAACGCGGCGGCCCAGCCCATCCTGCTCAGAAAAGCGCGTCGATTCATGGCACCCCGCAGAAAACCGGCGAGGCAGACGTGGCCGCGGGCTGCCTCGCCGGTCGTTCACGTCGCGCATACGAAAAACTCCCAGAGTTGCCTCTGGGAGTTTTTCGCTAAAGCAACACTTGCCTACACACAGCCGCTTGCGCTGTGGACCGCTCCGTTAGAACTGGAATCTCAGGCTGAACCTGTGCGTGTTGTCGAACGTGGTGAACTGGGTGAATGCATAGTCCAGCCACAGGTTCATGCCGGAGATGGGGAGCGCCAGGCCGGCCCCGAAAGATGCGCCTTCGTCGGTCTGTTTGAGCCGCGTCAGCTCATCCTGGAAGCCGGAGTAGTTGAATTTGTACCCGGCGCGCAGCGCCAGCTTGTCGTAGAGCGTCCACTCGCCGCCCACGAAGTACAGCTGCGGGCAGTCTTTCGGCTTGGTGAGGTCCACGAATGCCTTCAGCGCGGTGTTCTCCTCCTTCGCCACGCTCATGGAAGCACCGATGGCGAAGTACAACGGCAGCGAAGCGCCGATGGCGTAGAACTTCAGGTCGCTGCCGACGTTGTTGATGCGCGCGCCAAAGGTCAGATCGCGAAAGCCCGTCTCGTACACGGCGCCAAAGTCGAACGCCCAGGCGTTGGCCGCCACGTTATCGATGCTTTCGCGGATGTACTTGCCCGAAAGACCCATGCGGAAGCGGTCGGTGAACTGCTTGCTGTAGCCCAAGGTGACCGCCAGGTCGTAGTAGTTGTACGTGTCGTAGCGGCCAAGCCCTGGCTCTTCGGGCACCGGCTCGGTGTAGCCCGGGGGAGCCAGGTCGCGGTCTGCAGCAAGGTCCGACATGCCCATGTAGATGACGCCCAGGCCAAAGCTGCCCAGGTCGCCAAAGCCATGGGTCACGGCCAGCGCAGTGTGGTCGATGTCAATCAGCCACTTGTTGTAATTGAGCCCAACAAGCGTCTTCCCGGCATCGGTCTGGATACCCGCCGGGTTCCAGAAAAT is part of the Calditrichota bacterium genome and harbors:
- a CDS encoding PorV/PorQ family protein, encoding MKVSRTVGLVLVFLLLVASVAAAGQLRKPGIDGAAFLKIGVGARMVALGSAATTIYGDPNQIFWNPAGIQTDAGKTLVGLNYNKWLIDIDHTALAVTHGFGDLGSFGLGVIYMGMSDLAADRDLAPPGYTEPVPEEPGLGRYDTYNYYDLAVTLGYSKQFTDRFRMGLSGKYIRESIDNVAANAWAFDFGAVYETGFRDLTFGARINNVGSDLKFYAIGASLPLYFAIGASMSVAKEENTALKAFVDLTKPKDCPQLYFVGGEWTLYDKLALRAGYKFNYSGFQDELTRLKQTDEGASFGAGLALPISGMNLWLDYAFTQFTTFDNTHRFSLRFQF